A genomic window from Ascaphus truei isolate aAscTru1 chromosome 1, aAscTru1.hap1, whole genome shotgun sequence includes:
- the LOC142467744 gene encoding putative N-acetyltransferase camello isoform X1, with protein sequence MPCTYLSLVFTPSKNMSDYCIRLYKDSDYDTVRDLFAKGNMECTPAAFYHAFSLPRFWLFMLVVFLIPLLTIGSITVSILAMTLTLVRIWFCTRDIMLSYVQRSLSDDMRDIHKYYLQRDGYCYWVAESAGDVVGMVAAEPSSHPGREKHVELRRLSVVKSHRGKGIGKLLCRTVIDFAREKGCSAVFLYTMSAQIDAQRLYEKMGFRCFRTFYARALTAKLIVFNVMIYQYDIPTGR encoded by the exons atgccctgcacctatttgagcctagttttcacccccagtaa GAACATGTCTGATTATTGTATCCGGCTGTACAAGGACTCAGACTACGATACAGTGAGGGACCTCTTTGCAAAGGGTAACATGGAGTGCACCCCTGCGGCCTTCTATCACGCCTTCAGCCTCCCACGCTTTTGGCTTTTCATGCTTGTTGTGTTCCTAATTCCTCTCTTGACCATTGGATCCATCACTGTCTCCATCCTGGCAATGACTCTTACTTTAGTCCGTATCTGGTTCTGCACCAGGGATATCATGCTCTCCTATGTCCAGCGCTCCTTGTCTGATGACATGCGGGACATCCACAAATACTACCTGCAGAGGGATGGTTACTGCTACTGGGTGGCTGAGTCTGCCGGGGACGTGGTAGGGATGGTGGCAGCTGAACCCTCATCTCACCCCGGGAGAGAGAAACATGTGGAACTCAGGAGACTGTCAGTGGTCAAGAGTCACAGGGGCAAAGGGATTGGTAAACTTTTGTGCAGAACAGTCATTGACTTTGCCCGGGAGAAAGGGTGCTCGGCGGTGTTCTTGTATACCATGTCGGCTCAGATTGATGCTCAGCGGTTGTATGAGAAGATGGGTTTTAGGTGTTTTCGTACCTTTTATGCAAGAGCGCTCACAGCAAAACTCATTGTATTCAATGTCATGATCTATCAATACGACATCCCAACAGGCAGATGA
- the LOC142467744 gene encoding putative N-acetyltransferase camello isoform X2, protein MSDYCIRLYKDSDYDTVRDLFAKGNMECTPAAFYHAFSLPRFWLFMLVVFLIPLLTIGSITVSILAMTLTLVRIWFCTRDIMLSYVQRSLSDDMRDIHKYYLQRDGYCYWVAESAGDVVGMVAAEPSSHPGREKHVELRRLSVVKSHRGKGIGKLLCRTVIDFAREKGCSAVFLYTMSAQIDAQRLYEKMGFRCFRTFYARALTAKLIVFNVMIYQYDIPTGR, encoded by the coding sequence ATGTCTGATTATTGTATCCGGCTGTACAAGGACTCAGACTACGATACAGTGAGGGACCTCTTTGCAAAGGGTAACATGGAGTGCACCCCTGCGGCCTTCTATCACGCCTTCAGCCTCCCACGCTTTTGGCTTTTCATGCTTGTTGTGTTCCTAATTCCTCTCTTGACCATTGGATCCATCACTGTCTCCATCCTGGCAATGACTCTTACTTTAGTCCGTATCTGGTTCTGCACCAGGGATATCATGCTCTCCTATGTCCAGCGCTCCTTGTCTGATGACATGCGGGACATCCACAAATACTACCTGCAGAGGGATGGTTACTGCTACTGGGTGGCTGAGTCTGCCGGGGACGTGGTAGGGATGGTGGCAGCTGAACCCTCATCTCACCCCGGGAGAGAGAAACATGTGGAACTCAGGAGACTGTCAGTGGTCAAGAGTCACAGGGGCAAAGGGATTGGTAAACTTTTGTGCAGAACAGTCATTGACTTTGCCCGGGAGAAAGGGTGCTCGGCGGTGTTCTTGTATACCATGTCGGCTCAGATTGATGCTCAGCGGTTGTATGAGAAGATGGGTTTTAGGTGTTTTCGTACCTTTTATGCAAGAGCGCTCACAGCAAAACTCATTGTATTCAATGTCATGATCTATCAATACGACATCCCAACAGGCAGATGA
- the LOC142467790 gene encoding N-acetyltransferase 8F1-like, translated as MHPRTKPGSLPVSTSCNNISDYCIRLYKDSDYDTVRDLFAKGNMECTPAAFYHAFSLPRFWLFMLVVFLIPLLTIGSITVSILAVTLTLVRIWFCTRGIMLPYVQRCLSDDMRDIHKYYLQRDGYCYWVAESAGEVVGMVAAEPSSHPGREKHVELRRLSVVKSHRGKGIGKLLCRTVIDFAREKGYSAVILETSSAQIDAQRLYEKMGFRCFRTFYARELTAKLIEFNVMIYQYDIPTGR; from the coding sequence GCAACAACATATCTGATTATTGTATCCGGCTGTACAAGGACTCAGACTACGATACAGTGAGGGACCTCTTTGCAAAGGGTAACATGGAGTGCACCCCTGCGGCCTTCTATCACGCCTTCAGCCTCCCACGCTTTTGGCTTTTCATGCTTGTTGTGTTCCTAATTCCTCTCTTGACCATTGGATCCATCACTGTCTCCATCCTGGCAGTGACTCTTACTTTAGTCCGTATCTGGTTTTGCACCAGGGGTATTATGCTCCCCTATGTCCAGCGCTGCTTGTCTGATGACATGCGGGACATCCACAAATACTACCTGCAGAGGGATGGTTACTGCTACTGGGTGGCTGAGTCTGCCGGGGAAGTGGTGGGGATGGTGGCAGCTGAACCCTCATCTCACCCCGGGAGAGAGAAACATGTGGAACTCAGGAGACTGTCAGTGGTCAAGAGTCACAGGGGCAAAGGGATTGGTAAACTTTTGTGCAGGACAGTCATTGACTTTGCCCGGGAGAAAGGGTACTCGGCGGTGATCTTGGAAACCTCGTCGGCTCAGATTGATGCTCAGCGGTTGTATGAGAAGATGGGTTTTAGGTGTTTTCGTACCTTTTATGCAAGAGAGCTCACAGCAAAACTCATTGAATTCAATGTCATGATCTATCAATACGACATCCCAACAGGCAGATGA